In Actinoplanes derwentensis, the following proteins share a genomic window:
- a CDS encoding glycosyltransferase family 2 protein, with protein sequence MPSDEMGSTHLLPRQSAYSAYSVLAGPAEEAPPDGLPYRVRMRRMARRRPIRTILITLFAFAFESTFFGWLVTSIEMPDHELHTTLYLATGFMIGATAAIELFRLVNVVTLCLATLWARDPQPVVPDTGTRVAFLTTIVPGKEPVEMVERTLRAALEVRYDGHYDVWLLDEGDDPVVKLMCRRLGVRHFTRNGRPEFNTPAGRYRARTKHGNYNSWLTAHGGEYDVFVSVDPDHVPGPNLCERLLGYFRDPDVAFVVGPQIYGNYDNRITRWAESQQYLFHSLLQRAGNRRGIAMLVGTNNAVRIAALNQIGGLQDSITEDMATSLRIHATANPATGRRWTSVYTPDLLAVGEGPSSWTDYFTQQHRWARGTDEVVVRRFAAMLWRLGPARSLHYGLLMSYYPLTAAAWLLGAVNAACFLLLGAKGVQVPGEVWLMLYVDAALFQVGLYLFNRRHNVSPHEKSGSSGLAGMLASTLCTPVYVSSFVSAVLGRRSGFVVTPKGDSASPDRLATFAPGLRWAALYTVLLAVSPFVDHVDPAMYAWPALNLAICLAPVTLWLISKRKEPSA encoded by the coding sequence ATGCCGAGCGACGAGATGGGCAGTACCCATCTGTTGCCACGGCAGTCCGCCTACAGCGCGTACAGCGTGCTGGCCGGCCCCGCCGAGGAGGCGCCACCGGACGGCCTGCCGTACCGGGTCCGGATGCGACGGATGGCCCGCCGGCGTCCGATCCGGACGATCCTGATCACCCTGTTCGCCTTCGCTTTCGAGAGCACCTTCTTCGGGTGGCTGGTCACCTCGATCGAGATGCCGGACCACGAACTGCACACCACCCTGTACCTGGCCACCGGTTTCATGATCGGGGCGACCGCGGCGATCGAACTGTTCCGTCTGGTAAACGTCGTGACCCTCTGTCTGGCAACGCTCTGGGCGAGGGACCCTCAACCGGTGGTCCCGGACACCGGGACACGAGTCGCGTTCCTGACCACCATCGTGCCCGGCAAGGAGCCGGTCGAGATGGTGGAACGGACCCTGCGGGCCGCTCTCGAGGTCCGCTACGACGGCCACTACGACGTGTGGCTGCTCGACGAGGGCGACGACCCGGTGGTGAAGCTGATGTGCCGGCGCCTCGGGGTCCGGCACTTCACCCGCAACGGCCGGCCGGAGTTCAACACCCCGGCGGGCCGGTACCGGGCCCGGACCAAACACGGCAACTACAACTCGTGGCTGACCGCGCACGGCGGCGAGTACGACGTGTTCGTCTCGGTCGACCCGGACCACGTCCCGGGGCCGAACCTGTGTGAACGGCTGCTCGGCTACTTCCGGGACCCGGACGTCGCGTTCGTGGTCGGCCCGCAGATCTACGGCAACTACGACAACCGGATCACCCGCTGGGCCGAGTCGCAGCAGTACCTGTTCCACTCGCTGCTGCAGCGGGCCGGCAACCGGCGCGGCATCGCGATGCTGGTCGGCACCAACAACGCGGTACGCATCGCGGCGCTGAACCAGATCGGCGGCCTGCAGGACTCGATCACCGAGGACATGGCCACCAGCCTGCGGATCCACGCCACCGCCAACCCGGCCACCGGCCGGCGCTGGACCTCGGTCTACACACCGGACTTACTGGCCGTCGGTGAGGGCCCGTCGTCCTGGACCGACTACTTCACCCAGCAGCACCGGTGGGCCCGGGGCACCGACGAGGTGGTGGTCCGGCGGTTCGCGGCGATGCTGTGGCGGCTCGGCCCGGCCCGGTCGCTGCACTACGGGCTGCTCATGTCGTACTACCCGCTGACCGCGGCGGCCTGGCTGCTCGGCGCGGTGAACGCGGCCTGCTTCCTGCTGCTCGGCGCCAAGGGCGTGCAGGTACCGGGCGAGGTGTGGCTGATGCTCTACGTAGACGCCGCGCTGTTCCAGGTCGGGCTCTACCTGTTCAACCGGCGGCACAACGTCAGCCCGCACGAGAAGTCCGGGTCGTCGGGGCTGGCCGGGATGCTCGCCTCCACCCTCTGCACCCCGGTCTACGTGTCGTCGTTCGTCTCCGCGGTGCTGGGCCGCCGGTCCGGTTTCGTGGTGACCCCGAAGGGCGACTCGGCCAGCCCGGACCGGCTCGCCACGTTCGCACCGGGCCTGCGCTGGGCCGCCCTCTACACCGTGCTGCTGGCCGTCTCCCCGTTCGTCGACCACGTCGACCCGGCGATGTACGCCTGGCCCGCCCTCAACCTGGCCATCTGCCTCGCCCCGGTGACGCTGTGGCTGATCAGCAAACGCAAGGAGCCGTCGGCATGA
- the glxA gene encoding radical copper oxidase GlxA: MKPHTRPSAARRLTSGLAALVVLGGAAVANRPVIAVAGEAVHTFRVNLQEYKQTHGLWSRLSVPRDFKVNAIHAALLHTGKVLIIAGSGNNRDAFEAESFRTVLYDPRDDEFTEVETPTDMFCAGHTFLPDGKLLVAGGTESYEVLEADVEHAAGVMKIKNESPDGGPRVFPKGTTLRSASGQAYRIRSEVTVPAARKMFHGGKIMVHAGEAEVWADAVAKGDQPVVPSPAQYAIDGLTGLDARNLYGIAEKITREKQEYGGDKTSYEFDPVTERYVRTGDLTDHRWYPTLIGTTGGDVLAVSGLDQFGRILPGRNERYLTAERRWVAAPDLKRYFPTYPGLHLMADGRIFYSGSNSGYGSDTEGRTPGLWNVERNTFKPVPGLRDAPMNETSSSVLLPPAQDQKVMILGGGGVGESEQSTARTDIADLDEKSPRYRPGPDLPKPARYLSAVVLPDDTVLTTGGSSGYRGGVYQGRPRSDLFNAQIYHPKREVFEAVADSTIGRNYHSEAILLPDGRVITLGGDPLYDKTGENAGTFEQRVEIFSPPYLFRGERPEIVSGPAAVDRGQEAYFGTPDADRIASARLVRPSAVTHVTDVDQRSVALSLIRTPYGARVTVPEKAGLVPSGWYMLFLVDDKGVPSVARWVQVR, translated from the coding sequence ATGAAACCCCACACCCGCCCCTCCGCCGCCCGCCGGCTCACCAGCGGCCTGGCCGCACTGGTGGTACTGGGCGGCGCGGCGGTCGCGAACCGGCCGGTGATCGCGGTCGCCGGTGAGGCCGTGCACACGTTCCGGGTCAACCTGCAGGAATACAAACAAACCCACGGGCTCTGGTCGCGCCTGTCGGTCCCCCGCGATTTCAAGGTCAACGCGATCCACGCGGCGCTGCTGCACACCGGCAAGGTCCTGATCATCGCGGGCAGCGGGAACAACCGGGACGCGTTCGAGGCGGAGTCGTTCCGGACCGTGCTCTACGACCCGCGCGACGACGAGTTCACCGAGGTGGAGACACCCACCGACATGTTCTGCGCCGGGCACACCTTCCTGCCGGACGGCAAGCTGCTGGTGGCCGGCGGGACCGAGTCGTACGAGGTGCTCGAAGCAGACGTGGAGCACGCGGCCGGCGTCATGAAGATCAAGAACGAGTCGCCGGACGGCGGGCCACGGGTCTTCCCGAAGGGCACCACGCTGCGATCGGCGAGCGGTCAGGCGTACCGGATCAGGTCGGAGGTGACCGTGCCGGCCGCGCGCAAGATGTTCCACGGCGGCAAGATCATGGTGCACGCCGGTGAGGCCGAGGTCTGGGCCGACGCGGTGGCGAAGGGCGACCAGCCGGTGGTGCCGTCTCCGGCGCAGTACGCGATCGACGGGCTGACCGGTCTCGACGCCCGCAACCTCTACGGCATCGCCGAGAAGATCACCCGGGAGAAGCAGGAGTACGGCGGGGACAAGACGTCGTACGAGTTCGACCCGGTGACCGAGCGTTACGTGCGGACCGGTGACCTGACCGATCACCGCTGGTACCCGACCCTGATCGGCACGACCGGTGGAGACGTACTAGCGGTGTCCGGTCTTGATCAGTTCGGCCGGATCCTGCCCGGGCGCAACGAGCGGTACCTGACGGCCGAGCGCCGCTGGGTGGCCGCGCCCGACCTGAAGCGCTACTTCCCCACCTATCCGGGACTGCACCTGATGGCCGACGGGCGGATCTTCTACTCGGGCTCCAACTCCGGGTACGGGTCGGACACCGAGGGGCGTACCCCCGGGCTGTGGAACGTCGAGCGCAACACCTTCAAACCGGTGCCCGGTCTGCGGGACGCCCCGATGAACGAGACCAGCTCGTCGGTGCTGCTGCCCCCGGCCCAGGACCAGAAGGTGATGATCCTCGGCGGCGGCGGGGTGGGCGAGTCGGAACAGTCGACGGCCCGCACCGACATCGCCGACCTGGACGAGAAGAGCCCGCGTTACCGGCCCGGACCGGACCTGCCGAAACCCGCCCGCTACCTGTCCGCGGTGGTGCTGCCGGACGACACGGTCCTCACCACCGGCGGCTCCTCCGGCTATCGGGGCGGCGTCTACCAGGGCAGACCGCGCAGCGATCTGTTCAACGCGCAGATCTACCACCCGAAGCGCGAGGTCTTCGAGGCGGTGGCCGACTCCACGATCGGCCGCAACTATCACTCCGAGGCCATTCTGCTGCCCGACGGCCGGGTGATCACGCTCGGTGGCGATCCGCTCTACGACAAGACCGGGGAGAACGCCGGTACGTTCGAGCAGCGCGTCGAGATCTTCAGCCCGCCCTACCTCTTCCGCGGCGAGCGCCCGGAGATCGTCAGCGGCCCGGCTGCCGTGGACCGGGGACAAGAAGCCTATTTCGGTACGCCGGACGCGGACCGGATCGCCTCGGCTCGGTTGGTGCGGCCTAGCGCCGTCACGCACGTGACCGATGTCGATCAGCGCTCAGTGGCGTTGAGCCTGATCCGCACCCCCTACGGCGCGCGAGTGACCGTGCCGGAAAAGGCAGGTCTCGTCCCCTCGGGCTGGTACATGCTGTTCCTTGTGGATGACAAGGGCGTCCCGTCGGTGGCTCGATGGGTACAGGTGCGCTGA
- a CDS encoding glycoside hydrolase family 6 protein codes for MWPLLLAAVLGLSPVPALARMPAVDSVVADGLYVDPDGQAARYVRNLERSGRDDEAAIMRKIADQPAAIWFTDARAGFADRARTVVARANKAGKLPVLALYFIPGRDCRGYSAGGARTARAYRNWVSSIAGALRGRRALVILEPDAAADSVGGCLNEKDTATRLALLAYAVDTLRAHPGVAVYLDAGHPGWHSAARIAPALRRAGATRARGFSLNVANFQTTDANLRYGVELSRLLAGKHFVVDTSRNGNGPAPGQSWCNPPGRLLGQAPTLRTGQALTDGYLWIKRPGESDGACGKGAPVAGQWYPAYARSLTGS; via the coding sequence ATGTGGCCTCTGCTGCTCGCCGCCGTCCTGGGGCTTTCACCCGTCCCGGCTCTCGCCCGGATGCCGGCCGTCGACAGCGTCGTGGCCGACGGTCTCTACGTCGACCCGGACGGGCAGGCCGCCCGGTACGTTCGCAACCTGGAACGTTCCGGGCGGGACGACGAGGCCGCGATCATGCGGAAGATCGCCGATCAGCCGGCCGCGATCTGGTTCACCGACGCGCGGGCCGGGTTCGCCGACCGCGCCCGCACCGTCGTGGCCAGGGCGAACAAGGCCGGGAAACTGCCGGTGCTGGCGCTCTACTTCATCCCCGGACGGGACTGCCGGGGTTATTCCGCCGGTGGCGCGCGCACCGCCCGGGCGTACCGGAACTGGGTCTCCTCGATCGCCGGAGCCCTGCGCGGCCGGCGCGCCCTGGTGATCCTCGAACCGGACGCGGCCGCCGACTCGGTCGGCGGCTGCCTGAACGAGAAGGACACCGCGACCCGGCTCGCCCTGCTGGCGTACGCGGTCGACACGCTGCGGGCGCATCCGGGCGTCGCGGTCTACCTCGACGCTGGGCACCCCGGGTGGCACTCGGCCGCCCGGATCGCGCCGGCACTACGTAGAGCCGGAGCCACTCGCGCCCGCGGATTCTCACTCAACGTCGCCAACTTTCAGACCACCGACGCCAATCTGCGGTACGGGGTGGAATTGTCACGCCTACTCGCCGGAAAACATTTCGTCGTCGACACCAGTCGCAACGGCAACGGGCCCGCACCCGGACAGTCCTGGTGCAATCCGCCCGGCCGACTGCTCGGTCAGGCACCCACGCTGCGCACCGGACAGGCGCTCACTGACGGTTACCTATGGATAAAGCGTCCCGGTGAGTCCGACGGCGCTTGCGGCAAAGGCGCCCCCGTAGCAGGTCAGTGGTACCCGGCCTATGCACGTTCGCTTACCGGGTCGTGA
- the ppc gene encoding phosphoenolpyruvate carboxylase: MTDQPAQVDELDGPDAALRADIRRISTLLGQTLARQEGRPLLDLVEEIRALVRQDAPGAAERLGAMDIATGTKLARAFSTYFHLANITEQVHRSRELRRRRARDGGWLDQAAKRIAEKGVPADEIAAAARRLSVRPVFTAHPTEASRRSILSKLRQVADSLDAESAAAALFGDTDTTISTKRFAELIDLLWQTDELRLDRPDPTDEARNAVYYLKDLYAEAAPQVLDDLAETLRRLGVETAPTSRPLIFGSWIGGDRDGNPFVTPAVTREVLLIQHEHGIQATELAMDKLIDELSVSRRLRGVSLDLSASLAQDLDNLPEVQQRFRRVNAEEPYRLKVRAIKAKLANTRGRLVNGTPHVPGRDYLGSDELISDLELMRASLARNSGQLPAVGVVATAIRTASAFGLQLATLDVREHAEKHHEVLQQMYAQVGEVGDYAALDRAERTKLLATELGGRRPLSNKDTPLTDSARKTFDVFHTIRESHARFGADVIEAYIISMTLGVDDVLAAAVLAREAGLVDVHTGRAQINIVPLLETPAELDAGGDLLDEMLSLPAYREIVRARGDIQEVMLGYSDSNKEAGITTSQWRIHKAQRSLRDVAARHGVRLQLFHGRGGTVGRGGGPTHEAILAQPYGTLDGAIKVTEQGEVISDKYTVPALARENLELTVAAVLSATLLHTSISVDPVRLKVWDSVMDTASDAAFTQYRTLVENPDLAAYFWAATPTELLGALNIGSRPAKRPNADAGLGGLRAIPWVFGWTQTRQIVPGWFGVGTGLAAVRAAGLGNELDAMHENWQFFRTFLSNVEMMLAKTDLSIARRYVETLVPEELHPIFTKIEQEYELTVQEVLAITGGTELLSSQPELSRTLNVRDTYLEPLHHLQVALLRQYRDLGEAGHQMPTAPGARRGPSDSTALERALLTTVNGIAAGMRNTG; this comes from the coding sequence ATGACAGACCAGCCTGCCCAAGTCGACGAACTCGACGGTCCCGACGCCGCGCTCCGTGCTGACATCCGCCGGATCAGCACGCTCCTGGGGCAGACCCTGGCCCGTCAGGAGGGCCGGCCACTGCTCGACCTGGTCGAGGAGATCCGTGCCCTGGTTCGGCAGGACGCGCCGGGTGCCGCCGAGCGCCTGGGCGCCATGGACATCGCCACCGGCACCAAGCTGGCGCGGGCCTTCTCCACCTACTTCCACCTGGCCAACATCACCGAGCAGGTGCACCGGTCCCGTGAGCTGCGGCGCCGCCGCGCCCGCGACGGTGGCTGGCTGGACCAGGCGGCCAAGCGGATCGCCGAGAAGGGTGTCCCGGCCGACGAGATCGCCGCCGCCGCCCGCCGCCTCTCGGTCCGCCCGGTCTTCACCGCGCACCCCACCGAGGCGTCCCGGCGTTCGATCCTGTCGAAACTGCGCCAGGTCGCCGACTCGCTGGACGCCGAGTCGGCCGCCGCCGCCCTGTTCGGCGACACCGACACCACCATCTCCACCAAGCGTTTCGCCGAGCTGATCGACCTGCTCTGGCAGACCGACGAGCTGCGCCTGGACCGGCCGGACCCGACCGACGAGGCCCGCAACGCCGTCTACTACCTCAAGGACCTGTACGCCGAGGCCGCCCCGCAGGTGCTCGACGACCTGGCCGAGACGCTGCGCCGCCTCGGTGTGGAGACCGCACCCACCTCCCGGCCACTGATCTTCGGCTCCTGGATCGGCGGCGACCGCGACGGCAACCCGTTCGTCACCCCGGCCGTCACCCGCGAAGTGCTGCTCATCCAGCATGAGCACGGCATCCAGGCCACCGAACTGGCGATGGACAAGCTGATCGACGAGCTGTCCGTCTCCCGGCGGCTGCGCGGTGTCTCCCTCGACCTGTCCGCCAGCCTCGCCCAGGATCTGGACAACCTGCCCGAGGTCCAGCAGCGGTTCCGCCGGGTCAACGCCGAGGAGCCGTACCGGCTGAAGGTCCGCGCGATCAAGGCCAAGTTGGCCAACACCCGGGGCCGGCTGGTCAACGGCACCCCGCACGTGCCCGGCCGGGACTATCTCGGTTCCGACGAGCTGATCTCCGACCTGGAGCTGATGCGCGCGTCACTGGCCCGCAACTCCGGTCAGCTGCCCGCCGTCGGTGTGGTCGCCACCGCGATCCGGACCGCGTCGGCGTTCGGTCTCCAGTTGGCCACCCTCGACGTGCGCGAGCACGCCGAGAAGCACCACGAGGTGCTCCAGCAGATGTACGCGCAGGTCGGCGAGGTCGGCGACTACGCCGCCCTGGACCGGGCCGAGCGCACCAAACTGCTCGCCACCGAACTGGGCGGGCGGCGGCCGCTGTCCAACAAGGACACCCCGCTGACCGACTCGGCCCGCAAGACGTTCGACGTATTCCACACGATCCGGGAATCGCACGCCCGGTTCGGTGCCGACGTCATCGAGGCGTACATCATCTCGATGACCCTCGGCGTCGACGACGTGCTCGCGGCCGCCGTGCTGGCCCGCGAGGCCGGTCTTGTCGACGTCCACACCGGCCGCGCCCAGATCAACATCGTGCCGCTGCTGGAGACCCCCGCCGAACTCGACGCCGGTGGTGACCTGCTCGACGAGATGCTCTCCCTGCCCGCCTACCGGGAGATCGTCCGCGCCCGCGGGGACATCCAGGAGGTCATGCTCGGCTACTCGGACTCCAACAAGGAAGCCGGCATCACCACCAGCCAGTGGCGCATCCACAAGGCGCAGCGCTCGCTGCGTGACGTGGCCGCCCGGCACGGGGTGCGGCTCCAACTGTTCCACGGTCGCGGTGGCACCGTCGGCCGTGGTGGCGGCCCCACCCACGAGGCGATCCTGGCGCAGCCGTACGGCACCCTCGACGGCGCGATCAAGGTGACCGAACAGGGCGAGGTCATCTCCGACAAGTACACGGTGCCCGCCCTGGCCCGGGAGAACCTGGAACTCACCGTCGCCGCCGTGCTGTCGGCCACCCTGCTGCACACCAGCATCTCGGTCGACCCGGTGCGCCTCAAAGTGTGGGACTCGGTCATGGACACCGCCTCGGACGCGGCGTTCACCCAGTACCGGACGCTCGTCGAGAACCCGGACCTGGCCGCCTACTTCTGGGCCGCCACCCCCACCGAGCTGCTCGGCGCCCTCAACATCGGCTCGCGCCCCGCGAAACGCCCGAACGCCGACGCCGGGCTCGGCGGCCTACGTGCCATCCCGTGGGTGTTCGGCTGGACCCAGACCCGACAGATCGTGCCCGGCTGGTTCGGAGTCGGCACCGGCCTCGCCGCCGTCCGCGCCGCCGGCCTCGGCAACGAACTCGACGCGATGCACGAGAACTGGCAGTTCTTCCGCACATTCCTGTCGAACGTCGAGATGATGCTCGCCAAGACGGATTTGTCGATCGCCCGCCGCTACGTGGAGACCCTGGTCCCCGAAGAGCTGCACCCCATCTTCACCAAGATCGAGCAGGAGTACGAGCTGACGGTCCAGGAGGTCCTGGCCATCACCGGCGGCACCGAGTTGCTCTCCTCACAGCCGGAACTCTCCCGCACCTTGAACGTCCGCGACACCTACCTGGAGCCGCTGCACCACCTCCAGGTGGCCCTGCTCCGCCAGTACCGCGACCTGGGCGAAGCCGGCCACCAGATGCCGACGGCCCCCGGTGCCCGCCGAGGCCCGTCCGACTCGACGGCCTTGGAGCGAGCCCTCCTGACCACGGTCAACGGCATCGCCGCCGGCATGCGCAACACCGGCTGA
- a CDS encoding ATP-binding protein, whose amino-acid sequence MDALENQEFADLLASLRLQGADHFTCEVKRAKGGMPVSLWESISAFANSAGGHLILGVDEKSGFTVVGVDDAAAMEAQVGAVCADMEPPVRADIRTVRFADKNVVVGFVPPLPRDQRPCHKRVLGPWAGSRIRVADGDRRLTDYEVSILLANRTVQHHDVKPVSAATVDDLDPEVVAGFLRRIRATKGPVFGRVDDQQALLMLNVLTRDGDRVVPTLAGLLVFGIYPQSFEPQLNVTVVVYPTGEPGTSGKFGERFLDNRSVDGSIPAMIAECIDILKRNMRRRSIVSGIYRVDEWEYPEEVIREALVNALVHRDHSSFARGMQVQVEMYPDRLSIRNAGGLFGPVEVGSLGTRSVTSSRNRTLLKILEDTPFSDGHMVCENRGTGIAQMLMALGSAGMEPPRFTDDVSTFTVEFPNHALLDEKTLHWMTSLGLPPLVRSQMTALALMRTGAVLTNKSYRTSTGVQDSRVATRELRELVDSGVVEQAGSRGSTTYRIAPGTPTLEEGQPGTTGRLTSNERRIWRALDDGPLPRADIEVATGLSVDIVKRGLQSLRRKGFVTLIGQQRSRDARWAK is encoded by the coding sequence GTGGACGCGTTGGAGAACCAGGAATTTGCCGACCTTCTCGCATCCTTGCGCTTGCAAGGTGCTGATCACTTCACCTGTGAGGTCAAACGGGCTAAGGGCGGGATGCCTGTCAGCCTGTGGGAATCGATCAGTGCATTCGCCAACAGCGCGGGAGGTCATCTGATCCTGGGCGTCGACGAGAAAAGCGGATTCACCGTTGTCGGAGTCGACGATGCGGCGGCGATGGAGGCGCAGGTCGGTGCGGTCTGTGCCGATATGGAGCCGCCGGTCCGGGCGGATATCCGAACGGTGCGTTTCGCCGACAAGAACGTCGTCGTCGGGTTCGTTCCGCCTCTGCCCCGTGATCAGCGTCCTTGTCACAAGCGGGTGCTGGGGCCCTGGGCGGGTTCACGTATCAGAGTCGCGGACGGCGACCGCAGACTGACCGACTACGAGGTCTCGATACTGCTGGCCAACCGAACAGTTCAGCACCACGACGTGAAACCGGTTTCGGCTGCCACCGTCGACGACCTCGACCCGGAGGTCGTCGCCGGCTTCCTCCGGCGCATCCGGGCGACCAAGGGCCCGGTCTTCGGCAGAGTGGACGATCAGCAGGCGCTGCTCATGCTCAACGTCCTGACAAGGGACGGTGATCGGGTGGTACCGACGCTGGCGGGTTTACTGGTTTTCGGAATATATCCACAGTCCTTCGAACCGCAGTTGAATGTCACCGTCGTCGTCTATCCGACGGGTGAGCCGGGTACTTCAGGAAAATTCGGTGAACGGTTCCTGGACAACCGGTCGGTTGACGGATCCATCCCCGCGATGATCGCGGAATGCATCGACATCCTCAAACGGAACATGAGACGGCGCAGCATCGTCTCCGGCATCTATCGCGTGGACGAGTGGGAGTACCCGGAGGAAGTGATTCGGGAAGCCCTCGTCAACGCTCTGGTGCACCGTGACCACTCCAGCTTCGCACGAGGCATGCAGGTACAGGTGGAGATGTATCCGGATCGGCTGTCGATCCGGAATGCCGGCGGGTTGTTCGGACCGGTCGAGGTCGGCTCGCTGGGAACCCGGTCGGTGACGTCGTCACGCAATCGGACCCTGTTGAAGATCCTTGAGGACACTCCGTTCAGCGACGGGCACATGGTCTGTGAAAATCGGGGCACCGGTATCGCGCAGATGTTGATGGCGCTGGGTTCAGCCGGAATGGAGCCGCCGCGGTTCACGGACGACGTCTCGACGTTCACCGTCGAGTTCCCGAACCATGCGCTGCTGGACGAGAAGACACTGCACTGGATGACTTCGCTGGGCCTGCCGCCACTCGTCAGGTCACAGATGACCGCGCTTGCGCTCATGCGTACGGGCGCAGTACTGACGAACAAGAGCTATCGGACGTCGACCGGGGTTCAGGACAGCCGTGTCGCGACACGGGAACTCCGGGAACTCGTCGATTCCGGTGTCGTCGAACAGGCCGGGAGCCGCGGTTCGACCACCTATCGCATCGCCCCCGGAACACCGACCTTGGAGGAAGGCCAGCCCGGCACGACAGGCAGATTGACTTCCAACGAGCGCCGGATCTGGAGAGCCCTCGACGATGGGCCGCTTCCACGAGCCGACATCGAGGTCGCAACCGGATTGAGCGTGGACATCGTCAAGCGAGGACTGCAGAGTCTCCGCCGGAAAGGCTTTGTCACGCTGATCGGACAGCAGCGTTCGCGTGACGCCCGATGGGCCAAGTGA
- a CDS encoding SMI1/KNR4 family protein encodes MSDALFEVTIPAPAPPGDSLPPLLWPDVRPRLAALAARPGAAAIFGATGHRWKLEPPLAIFELAEVETQLGLSLPADYRAFLLQAGRGGAGPAYGLFPLGRESGRWHWTGGGASDGDSGPLTRPFAHIRAFNPFDELPARPEGGAADDEWWERYEDAVYDPAHSHGLLYLSHLGCALREALVTTGPSRGQMWADYMAEGDGFHPLQNPDGTRMTFTDWYRTWLTAAERTLDEACRTSSPK; translated from the coding sequence GTGAGTGACGCGCTCTTCGAAGTGACGATTCCGGCACCCGCGCCGCCTGGCGACTCGCTACCCCCGCTGCTCTGGCCGGATGTCCGGCCCCGACTCGCCGCCCTGGCCGCCCGTCCCGGCGCGGCCGCCATTTTTGGCGCGACCGGGCATCGGTGGAAATTGGAACCGCCTCTGGCCATCTTCGAGCTGGCCGAGGTGGAAACACAGTTGGGCCTGTCTCTCCCCGCCGACTACCGCGCTTTCCTGCTCCAGGCCGGACGTGGCGGAGCCGGCCCCGCGTACGGCCTGTTCCCGCTTGGTCGTGAGTCCGGCCGCTGGCACTGGACGGGCGGTGGCGCCTCCGACGGTGACTCCGGGCCTCTGACCAGACCGTTCGCGCACATCCGGGCTTTCAACCCCTTTGACGAACTGCCCGCCCGGCCGGAGGGCGGCGCCGCCGACGACGAGTGGTGGGAGCGATACGAGGACGCCGTCTACGATCCGGCACACTCGCACGGCCTGCTCTACCTCTCCCACCTGGGTTGCGCGCTGCGGGAGGCCTTGGTGACGACGGGCCCTTCGCGGGGCCAGATGTGGGCCGACTACATGGCGGAGGGCGACGGCTTCCACCCGTTGCAGAATCCCGATGGCACCCGCATGACCTTCACCGACTGGTACCGCACCTGGCTGACCGCCGCGGAGCGCACCCTCGACGAGGCATGTCGCACCAGCAGTCCGAAGTGA
- a CDS encoding ABC transporter permease → MSTVAFITARGLFGRRRALLLLPLPLLLVGLAAICRAYGVSPDMWGRAVIVGLGLAVVLPVVALIVGTGVLGSEIDDGTIVHILTKPLPRRDIILAKYAVAATVTAVVSAVPLFLTGLMAGSAKLGGALAVAAVVGALAYSALFLLFSLLSRRPVLLGLVYILVWEGLLGNFVSGTKILSVGQYVATIADKLSPTAIIESSVGLTTALVMSAVFVIVGTIVAINRLGSFSLAGETS, encoded by the coding sequence ATGTCCACCGTCGCTTTCATCACCGCGCGCGGACTCTTCGGCCGCCGCCGGGCCCTGCTGCTCCTGCCCCTGCCACTGCTGCTGGTCGGCCTGGCGGCCATCTGCCGGGCGTACGGCGTGTCACCCGACATGTGGGGCCGCGCCGTGATCGTCGGCCTCGGCCTGGCCGTGGTCCTGCCGGTCGTCGCCCTCATCGTCGGCACCGGCGTCCTCGGTTCCGAGATCGACGACGGCACGATCGTCCACATCCTCACCAAGCCGCTGCCCCGCCGCGACATCATCCTGGCGAAGTACGCGGTGGCCGCCACGGTGACCGCGGTCGTCTCGGCCGTCCCGCTGTTCCTCACCGGCCTCATGGCCGGCTCGGCGAAACTGGGCGGCGCTCTGGCCGTCGCCGCGGTGGTCGGCGCCCTGGCGTACTCCGCCTTGTTCCTGCTGTTCAGCCTGCTCAGCCGCCGCCCGGTCCTGCTCGGCCTGGTCTACATCCTGGTCTGGGAGGGCCTGCTCGGAAACTTCGTCAGCGGCACCAAGATCCTGTCGGTAGGCCAGTACGTCGCAACCATCGCCGACAAACTGTCCCCCACCGCGATCATCGAGTCCTCGGTAGGCCTGACCACGGCCCTGGTGATGTCCGCCGTCTTCGTCATCGTCGGCACGATCGTGGCCATCAACCGCCTCGGCTCCTTCAGCCTGGCCGGCGAAACCAGCTGA